A section of the Prochlorococcus marinus XMU1402 genome encodes:
- a CDS encoding TIGR03279 family radical SAM protein — translation MWQEINYREEPDDLLVPDITHKINPAEIESIEANSIAQEIGFEPGDSIISINGKKPRDLIDYQILISEEILDISVLDKNHEIHNISIEKDQDVNLGINFKDALFDSIKQCNNRCPFCFIDQQPSGKRKSLYIKDDDYRLSFLYGSYLTLTNLKEEDWKRIATQKLSPLFISVHATDPITREKLLKNQKAGVILDQISWFEKNSIQIHAQIVVCPEINDGDILEKSIFELAKFYKKNSQTVLSVAIVPVGLTKFRPENDGLKSISPEYAIKTIRQVERIQDSLKINLGTRFCWLADEWYLIAGINLPSYQTYEYMPQESNGVGSIRNFLKILDENSNNLPKKIKQSKKVSWIVGKLVYEALIPIVNKLNLIDGLKIYLYGLPSIYWGQDQVVTGLLTGEDLIYGLKNKDLGEAVYIPSIMLKHNTDLFLDDKNIAEVETQINSKIHVLDDSNDIINTLIGNRKSSIL, via the coding sequence GTGTGGCAAGAAATTAATTACAGAGAAGAACCCGATGATCTTTTGGTCCCCGATATTACTCATAAAATAAACCCTGCAGAAATTGAAAGTATTGAAGCTAATTCCATCGCTCAAGAAATAGGATTTGAACCAGGTGATTCAATTATTAGTATTAATGGGAAAAAACCAAGAGATTTAATTGATTATCAAATTCTCATTAGTGAAGAAATTTTAGATATATCAGTTTTAGATAAAAATCATGAAATTCACAATATAAGTATTGAAAAAGATCAAGACGTTAATTTAGGTATTAACTTTAAAGATGCATTATTTGATTCAATCAAACAATGCAATAATAGATGTCCCTTTTGTTTTATAGATCAGCAGCCAAGTGGCAAAAGAAAAAGCCTTTATATAAAAGATGACGACTATAGATTAAGTTTCCTGTATGGCTCTTATCTAACTCTTACAAATTTAAAAGAAGAAGACTGGAAAAGAATTGCTACGCAAAAACTATCCCCACTTTTTATTTCAGTTCATGCTACGGATCCCATTACAAGAGAAAAATTATTAAAAAATCAAAAAGCAGGAGTGATCCTTGATCAAATTTCTTGGTTTGAAAAAAACTCTATACAAATACATGCTCAAATTGTTGTTTGTCCAGAAATAAATGATGGCGATATTCTTGAAAAATCAATTTTTGAACTTGCTAAATTCTACAAAAAAAATTCTCAGACAGTACTATCAGTAGCAATAGTTCCTGTGGGACTTACAAAATTCAGACCTGAAAATGATGGATTGAAATCAATAAGTCCAGAATATGCAATAAAAACAATTAGACAGGTAGAGAGGATTCAAGACTCTCTAAAAATTAATCTAGGAACTCGTTTTTGTTGGCTAGCAGACGAATGGTATTTAATAGCTGGTATAAATTTACCTAGTTATCAAACCTACGAATATATGCCACAAGAATCTAATGGAGTAGGATCAATTAGGAACTTTTTAAAGATTTTAGATGAAAATTCTAACAACTTGCCAAAAAAAATTAAACAGTCAAAAAAAGTCAGTTGGATCGTTGGTAAATTAGTTTATGAAGCCCTAATTCCTATAGTTAATAAATTAAACTTAATTGATGGTTTAAAAATTTACTTATATGGATTACCAAGTATTTATTGGGGTCAAGATCAAGTTGTTACAGGTTTGCTTACTGGAGAAGATCTAATATACGGGCTGAAAAATAAGGATTTAGGAGAAGCTGTTTATATACCATCTATTATGCTAAAACATAATACTGATTTATTTCTAGATGATAAAAATATTGCAGAAGTTGAAACTCAAATAAATAGCAAAATTCACGTTCTAGATGATTCAAATGATATTATTAATACTTTGATTGGTAATCGAAAATCATCGATATTATAA
- a CDS encoding DUF3120 domain-containing protein, with protein MTELITKNLEVEDKLNYELNKKVDSYENCFLSNPISLRLWSSFFVILPIFVQAPWVRLEPISALCFTFIILLVVFTLNQKGSNKWFIVSSLLLGVSGSWLGGCLFWGWLSPFPILHIPVEAVVLPLALIGLGTNWKIGSSFYISSLFGTAMTDITIFLIGIMDQWRQVIAADSETAPLILQKTSENLIQFKSLSIIVFVGLILWFISKEIFDSATINTTNGKALLVSSYVIQTTLIVDGIFIFLAILQPSLSGLV; from the coding sequence TTGACAGAATTAATTACAAAAAATTTAGAAGTGGAAGATAAATTGAACTATGAATTGAATAAGAAAGTTGATTCATACGAAAATTGTTTTTTATCAAATCCTATATCTTTAAGATTATGGTCTTCTTTCTTTGTAATTTTACCTATTTTTGTTCAAGCCCCTTGGGTTAGGTTAGAACCAATAAGTGCCCTTTGTTTTACTTTTATTATTCTCTTAGTGGTATTTACTTTAAATCAGAAGGGATCAAATAAGTGGTTTATTGTAAGTTCATTATTACTTGGTGTATCAGGGAGTTGGCTTGGTGGATGTTTATTCTGGGGATGGTTAAGTCCATTTCCAATCCTTCACATTCCTGTTGAAGCTGTTGTTTTACCGTTAGCTTTAATTGGCTTGGGTACTAATTGGAAAATTGGTTCTAGTTTTTATATTTCTTCTTTGTTTGGAACAGCAATGACTGATATTACAATATTTTTAATTGGAATAATGGATCAATGGCGGCAGGTAATAGCAGCAGATTCTGAAACTGCACCTCTAATTCTTCAAAAAACCTCAGAAAATCTTATTCAATTCAAATCATTATCTATTATTGTTTTTGTTGGACTTATACTTTGGTTTATTTCAAAAGAAATTTTTGATTCTGCGACAATTAATACTACTAATGGTAAAGCACTCTTGGTTTCTAGTTATGTAATTCAAACGACACTAATTGTTGATGGTATTTTTATTTTTTTAGCAATTCTTCAACCATCATTAAGTGGATTGGTTTAA
- the nadB gene encoding L-aspartate oxidase, with product MLRPPFSHELIPINNWDVIVIGAGAAGLMTSLELPTNLKVLLLNRNTSKVSSSRWAQGGIASVIRQDDSFELHADDTLKAGDGLCDYQAVEMLVKEAPSCVERLQNLGMIFDQSSDQLATTLEAAHSRRRVLHVKDRTGRALVEVLEDHVENKKNILHCRGVRVTELLIENEECKGVQVLDGANLYWIQSRAVVLATGGGGHLFTNTTNPAQSSGEGIALAWKAGAAIEDLEFVQFHPTALKFYGAPCFLISEALRGEGAILVDKNGESPVKNLKYRDLATRDQVSRAIMKNMHENDVDHVGLDLRYIDPEKIVERFPTILSRCNDYGVNPLNEVIPVAPAAHYWMGGVKTDLNASSTKKGLYAVGEVASTGVHGANRLASNSLMECLVFARKMSSIILNDPPKFVKFDRSFQELDIQDPKEDQITKLAEKIDELRKLCWANLGVSRHKVNMSNFLSYIQDDISKLQKNTLLRSLEKIHFDQKIKLSERNRRVLNLLLDLKNRQITTLTLLEACLFRKESRGGHYRDDFPNKDKNWECHTRQQLNKKIQKRFIKN from the coding sequence ATGCTGAGACCTCCATTTTCCCATGAACTGATTCCAATAAATAATTGGGATGTAATTGTTATAGGTGCTGGTGCTGCAGGACTTATGACTTCCCTTGAATTGCCAACAAATTTAAAAGTCCTTCTTTTAAATAGAAACACTAGCAAAGTATCATCTAGTAGATGGGCGCAAGGAGGAATAGCATCTGTTATTAGACAAGATGATTCATTCGAGCTTCATGCTGATGATACTTTAAAAGCGGGGGATGGACTTTGCGATTATCAAGCTGTAGAAATGCTGGTTAAAGAAGCCCCGAGTTGCGTTGAAAGGTTACAGAATCTAGGCATGATTTTTGACCAAAGTTCTGATCAACTAGCTACTACTTTAGAAGCAGCCCATTCTCGAAGAAGAGTCTTGCATGTAAAAGATCGTACTGGAAGAGCATTAGTTGAAGTTTTAGAAGATCATGTTGAAAATAAAAAAAATATTCTGCACTGTAGAGGTGTAAGAGTAACTGAACTTCTTATTGAAAATGAGGAATGTAAAGGAGTTCAGGTTCTTGATGGAGCGAATTTATATTGGATTCAATCTAGAGCGGTTGTTTTGGCTACAGGAGGAGGCGGGCATTTATTTACTAATACAACCAATCCTGCTCAATCTTCTGGAGAAGGAATAGCTCTTGCATGGAAGGCAGGCGCTGCTATTGAAGACTTAGAGTTTGTTCAATTTCATCCAACCGCTTTAAAATTTTATGGAGCACCTTGTTTCTTAATATCTGAGGCACTTAGAGGAGAAGGCGCTATTTTAGTTGATAAAAATGGTGAAAGCCCAGTTAAAAATCTTAAATATCGTGATTTAGCTACTAGAGATCAGGTAAGTAGAGCAATTATGAAGAATATGCATGAAAATGATGTAGATCATGTTGGATTAGATCTGAGGTACATTGATCCAGAAAAAATTGTGGAGCGTTTTCCCACTATCTTAAGTCGATGCAATGATTATGGTGTTAACCCTTTAAATGAGGTTATCCCCGTAGCTCCTGCAGCTCACTATTGGATGGGAGGTGTAAAAACTGATTTAAATGCTTCTTCTACAAAAAAAGGGCTATACGCTGTAGGAGAAGTTGCTTCAACAGGTGTCCATGGTGCTAATAGATTGGCTAGCAATTCACTAATGGAATGCCTTGTTTTTGCAAGAAAAATGTCTTCAATTATTTTGAATGATCCTCCTAAATTTGTAAAATTTGATAGATCATTCCAAGAATTAGATATTCAAGATCCGAAAGAAGATCAAATTACTAAATTAGCTGAGAAAATTGATGAGTTACGAAAACTATGTTGGGCAAATTTAGGTGTCTCTCGACATAAGGTCAATATGAGTAATTTTCTAAGTTATATTCAAGATGATATTTCTAAATTACAAAAAAATACTTTACTTAGAAGTCTTGAAAAAATACATTTTGATCAAAAAATCAAACTGAGTGAACGCAATCGGAGAGTACTGAATCTTTTACTTGATTTGAAAAATAGACAAATAACAACTCTAACTCTATTAGAAGCTTGTCTATTTAGAAAAGAAAGTAGAGGAGGTCACTATAGAGATGATTTTCCAAATAAAGATAAAAATTGGGAATGCCATACTAGGCAACAGCTAAATAAAAAAATTCAAAAAAGATTTATTAAAAATTAA
- a CDS encoding vitamin K epoxide reductase family protein produces MSLKTLNRRNKKDLKWPKIIIAILSTIGIVDTGSITLKNWGLFTSLSCPGIQNGCETVLNSPWGTLFENNQVNIPLSLAGFITYLSILVITIVLSLNLISPKEKLNKFLWWFVFLISCASSTFSFLLINIMFFKIQAYCFFCILSAILSFSIFIISMIGAKFESREPMIFRGFIVAISVLLGGLIWSTNVDPSNAIDVANPTENVSPIITTSSSPQKVKFAKFLSENNIVMYSAYWCPHCHDQKQLFGKEAVKELKVVECAKDGKDNEYELCQTKGISGFPSWEINGEIISGTRDLNELATKTDYQGDLNF; encoded by the coding sequence ATGTCCCTTAAAACTTTAAACAGAAGAAATAAAAAGGATTTGAAATGGCCAAAAATCATAATTGCAATTCTTAGCACTATAGGCATAGTTGATACAGGTTCGATTACTTTAAAAAACTGGGGATTATTTACTTCGCTTTCATGCCCAGGGATACAAAATGGTTGTGAAACAGTTTTAAATAGTCCTTGGGGTACTTTATTTGAAAATAATCAAGTTAATATACCTCTCTCATTGGCTGGATTTATAACATATTTATCAATATTAGTTATCACAATAGTACTCTCGCTTAATTTAATTTCCCCAAAAGAAAAACTAAATAAGTTTTTATGGTGGTTTGTATTTCTAATTTCTTGTGCGTCATCAACATTTAGCTTTTTATTGATAAATATAATGTTTTTTAAGATTCAAGCATATTGCTTTTTTTGTATACTTTCAGCAATTTTATCGTTTTCTATCTTTATAATTTCTATGATTGGAGCAAAGTTCGAAAGTAGAGAACCTATGATTTTTAGAGGTTTCATTGTAGCTATTAGTGTCCTGCTGGGGGGCCTAATTTGGTCAACTAACGTTGACCCCTCTAATGCTATTGATGTTGCAAACCCTACTGAAAATGTATCGCCAATAATTACCACTTCAAGCTCTCCCCAGAAGGTAAAGTTTGCAAAATTTTTAAGTGAAAACAATATTGTTATGTATAGTGCATACTGGTGCCCTCATTGCCACGATCAGAAACAATTATTTGGTAAGGAAGCAGTTAAAGAATTAAAAGTAGTTGAGTGTGCTAAAGATGGTAAAGATAATGAGTATGAGCTATGCCAAACGAAAGGAATTAGTGGATTTCCTTCTTGGGAAATAAATGGAGAAATTATTAGTGGTACGCGTGACTTAAATGAATTAGCAACAAAAACAGACTATCAGGGAGATCTTAATTTTTAA
- the rimO gene encoding 30S ribosomal protein S12 methylthiotransferase RimO has protein sequence MKKNSLNVKEKKLSKVAFSHVGCEKNLVDTEHMQGLLDKEGYEVDSNINDANVVVVNTCSFIETAREESIRKILEYTNQGKEVIVAGCMAQHFKDELIKEIPEIKGLIGTGDYQKIAKVLDRVEKGEIVNEVSKIPEFIADEEIPRFVDKNKFVAYLRIAEGCNYNCAFCIIPKLRGPQRSRTIESIVSEAKSLAKQGIQEIILISQITTNYGQDIYGKPSLAKLLNELSKVPIPWIRIHYAYPTGLTDDVIRAFKDSKNIVPYFDLPLQHSHPDVLKSMNRPWQASLNESILEKIREEIPSAVLRTSLIVGFPGEEKEHFEHLLEFLDRHKFDHVGVFIFSPEEGTAAFDLPNKVSLEVAEARKDNVISVQQNISKDKNQSYVGSKMKILVEKISDNNELIGRSYNFAPEVDGTVILSLKDKIDLKNYIGKFVEANISFGDEYDLYGETIKIL, from the coding sequence GTGAAAAAAAATAGTCTCAATGTAAAAGAAAAAAAACTATCTAAGGTTGCATTCAGTCATGTTGGTTGTGAGAAAAATCTTGTTGATACTGAACATATGCAAGGCTTATTAGATAAAGAGGGTTATGAAGTTGACAGCAATATAAATGATGCAAATGTTGTTGTTGTAAATACTTGCAGTTTTATTGAAACAGCTAGAGAAGAATCTATTAGGAAAATTCTAGAATATACAAATCAAGGAAAAGAAGTAATAGTTGCAGGCTGTATGGCTCAGCATTTTAAAGATGAGCTTATAAAAGAAATCCCTGAAATAAAAGGTTTGATTGGAACAGGAGATTATCAAAAGATAGCCAAGGTTTTAGACAGAGTAGAAAAAGGGGAAATCGTTAATGAAGTTTCAAAAATACCGGAATTTATTGCAGATGAGGAAATACCTCGCTTTGTAGATAAAAATAAATTTGTTGCTTATCTTCGCATTGCTGAAGGCTGCAACTATAATTGCGCTTTTTGTATTATTCCTAAGTTGAGAGGTCCTCAAAGAAGTAGAACAATAGAATCTATAGTTTCAGAAGCTAAAAGTCTTGCAAAACAGGGTATTCAAGAAATCATTTTAATTAGTCAAATAACAACTAATTATGGTCAAGATATTTATGGAAAACCATCATTAGCCAAACTTTTGAATGAGCTTTCTAAAGTTCCAATTCCTTGGATAAGGATACATTATGCTTATCCAACGGGTTTAACTGATGATGTTATTAGAGCTTTCAAAGATTCAAAGAATATAGTGCCTTACTTTGATTTACCACTTCAGCATAGTCATCCTGATGTATTGAAGAGTATGAATCGACCTTGGCAGGCTTCTTTGAATGAATCAATTTTGGAGAAAATTAGAGAAGAAATTCCATCTGCTGTATTAAGAACTAGTCTCATTGTTGGATTCCCTGGAGAAGAAAAAGAACATTTTGAACATCTTCTCGAATTTTTGGATAGGCACAAATTTGATCATGTGGGAGTGTTTATTTTTTCTCCTGAGGAAGGAACTGCAGCTTTTGATTTGCCAAATAAAGTTTCCCTAGAGGTTGCAGAGGCAAGAAAAGATAACGTTATTTCAGTTCAACAAAATATCTCCAAAGATAAAAATCAGTCATATGTTGGTTCAAAAATGAAGATTTTGGTAGAAAAAATATCAGATAATAACGAATTAATAGGTCGGTCCTATAATTTCGCCCCTGAAGTTGACGGAACAGTAATTTTATCTCTTAAGGATAAAATTGATTTGAAAAATTATATTGGTAAATTTGTTGAAGCAAATATTTCTTTTGGTGATGAATATGATTTGTATGGAGAGACTATTAAAATTTTATAG
- the petL gene encoding cytochrome b6-f complex subunit PetL has translation MNIIFYFAFIGFGFGAAFALDKLLRAVKLI, from the coding sequence ATGAACATCATTTTCTATTTTGCATTTATTGGTTTTGGTTTTGGAGCTGCTTTCGCATTAGATAAGCTCTTAAGAGCAGTTAAATTAATTTAA
- a CDS encoding DUF4346 domain-containing protein, with amino-acid sequence MDSKNSFDEKTMIDNNLSNRYIDLDPNGYFIIKVDLEQNKIILEHFLNNIDEEGYALDPETNEPIKCDSQNKRVSNEVFKGISAKQLGIMITEERNDLITRFDHALYLGRELQKAEECLYKRLTYIQD; translated from the coding sequence ATGGATTCTAAGAACAGTTTCGATGAAAAAACAATGATTGATAATAACCTATCCAACCGATATATAGATTTAGATCCAAACGGTTATTTTATTATCAAAGTAGATTTAGAACAAAATAAAATAATTTTAGAGCACTTTCTAAATAACATCGATGAGGAAGGCTATGCCCTTGACCCAGAAACAAATGAACCAATTAAATGCGACTCTCAAAATAAAAGAGTTAGTAATGAAGTTTTTAAAGGTATTAGTGCGAAACAACTTGGAATAATGATCACTGAAGAAAGAAATGACTTAATAACCAGATTCGACCATGCCCTATATTTAGGCCGGGAACTACAAAAAGCAGAAGAATGTTTGTACAAAAGATTAACATATATCCAAGATTAA
- a CDS encoding GNAT family N-acetyltransferase: protein MNEKIHKVEVKLSIKEISKEIWNELANEINNPFYEWTWIKNLEISKSVSRETGWQPLYFIAYKNEEILGIAPLFLKNHSYGEFIFDQSFARLAQELNLNYYPKLIGMSPYSPVNGYQFLYKKNKDKKEITNLLINHIESFAIRNKILSCNFLYIDESWGNHLKSLGYYEWINSSSEWRSNGEKTFDDFLSRFNSNQRKNIKKERKSITKQDIKVEIFNEDSINQEILKKMHNFYEQHCSRWGVWGSKYLTSTFFETLVDNKKNLLLFSASKHDSNEIFAMSMCVKNQNNLWGRYWGSQEEISNLHFELCYYQPIEWAIKNSIHLFDPGAGGKHKRRRGFFAKSTVSMHKWFDKNMENIIYPWLNEVNKQTEMEIDFENKSIPFK from the coding sequence ATGAACGAAAAAATACATAAAGTTGAAGTCAAATTGTCAATTAAGGAAATCTCCAAGGAGATATGGAATGAATTAGCAAATGAAATTAATAATCCATTTTATGAATGGACTTGGATTAAAAACCTTGAGATTTCTAAAAGTGTTTCAAGAGAAACTGGGTGGCAGCCTCTATATTTTATTGCTTATAAAAATGAAGAAATACTTGGAATTGCCCCACTTTTTTTAAAAAATCATAGCTATGGAGAATTCATTTTTGATCAATCATTTGCGAGATTGGCTCAAGAGCTGAATTTAAATTATTACCCTAAATTAATTGGAATGAGTCCTTATAGTCCTGTAAATGGATATCAATTTCTTTATAAAAAAAATAAAGATAAGAAAGAAATTACAAATTTACTTATAAACCATATCGAAAGCTTTGCGATTAGAAACAAAATCCTAAGTTGTAATTTTTTATATATTGATGAAAGCTGGGGCAACCATCTTAAATCTTTGGGATACTATGAATGGATAAACTCCAGTAGTGAATGGAGGAGTAATGGAGAAAAAACATTCGACGATTTCCTTTCTAGATTTAACTCTAATCAGAGAAAAAATATAAAAAAAGAGAGGAAATCAATTACTAAACAAGATATTAAAGTAGAAATTTTTAATGAAGATTCTATCAACCAAGAAATCCTCAAAAAAATGCATAATTTTTATGAACAGCATTGTTCGAGGTGGGGAGTTTGGGGAAGTAAATATCTAACATCTACATTTTTCGAAACACTTGTTGATAATAAAAAAAATCTTTTACTTTTTAGTGCATCAAAACATGATTCAAATGAAATTTTTGCTATGTCTATGTGCGTTAAAAATCAAAACAACTTATGGGGTAGATATTGGGGTAGTCAAGAAGAAATATCTAATTTACATTTTGAATTATGCTATTACCAGCCAATTGAATGGGCAATAAAAAATAGTATCCATTTGTTTGATCCTGGAGCGGGTGGTAAACATAAAAGACGGAGAGGTTTTTTTGCAAAAAGCACCGTTAGCATGCATAAGTGGTTTGACAAAAATATGGAAAATATAATTTATCCTTGGCTAAATGAAGTGAATAAACAGACCGAGATGGAAATTGATTTTGAAAATAAATCTATACCCTTTAAATAA
- a CDS encoding RibD family protein, with translation MNIPRVIIVIASSLDGRIAFPGGGESHLGSDEDKKILNQNLSMVDATIFGLGTLIAHQSTYLVKNLTANNEVNISKSQPISIVASNSKKFNSNWKYFRQPIRRWLISSSKVDNSSNNEFEKELFFEDSWKKTLISLQKQGINKLALLGGAKLINSFIKEDLITDIKITIIPRIIGGRYTWIPPEQTNAIFNLKRLWEIKSIKNLMNNEIHVHYKKI, from the coding sequence TTGAATATCCCGAGAGTAATTATTGTTATAGCATCAAGTCTTGATGGGAGAATTGCATTTCCTGGAGGTGGAGAATCGCATCTTGGGAGTGATGAAGATAAAAAAATATTAAATCAAAACTTATCAATGGTTGACGCCACCATTTTTGGTTTAGGTACTTTAATAGCTCATCAATCAACTTACCTAGTTAAAAATCTCACTGCTAATAACGAAGTAAATATATCAAAAAGCCAACCAATTTCTATTGTTGCTTCAAATAGCAAAAAATTTAACAGTAATTGGAAATACTTTCGTCAACCAATTAGAAGATGGCTAATAAGCTCAAGTAAAGTTGATAATTCGTCGAATAATGAATTCGAGAAAGAACTCTTTTTCGAAGATTCATGGAAAAAAACTTTAATTTCACTTCAAAAACAAGGGATAAATAAATTAGCTCTTTTAGGAGGTGCAAAACTTATAAATTCATTTATAAAAGAGGATCTAATAACAGATATCAAAATTACAATTATTCCACGAATTATTGGAGGTAGATATACATGGATCCCTCCTGAACAAACAAATGCAATTTTTAATCTCAAAAGGCTATGGGAAATAAAATCAATTAAAAATTTAATGAATAATGAAATCCATGTTCATTACAAAAAGATTTGA
- a CDS encoding 6-pyruvoyl trahydropterin synthase family protein: MTSTQSKPSHGKGRECVITRRACFSSSHRYWLPEKSPEENLSLFGKCSIAPGHGHNYELIVSMGGELDSDGMVLNLSDVKHSIKDKVTGQLDFRFLNDVWPEFNVNNQEGILPTTEALVNVIWSRLKDDLPLTSLRLYENPNLWADYFGKNMEAFLTVQTHFAAAHRLAKEEISFDENKKIYGKCARVNGHGHNYLVDITVKGDIDKRTGMVCDLSALQEIINDLVVEQLDHTFLNKDIEFFHNCVPTAENIALYISDILKKPIHNLGATLHKIRLQESPNNAAEIYVDQKLTNSLKLKLENSLVTQT, from the coding sequence ATGACTTCTACACAATCCAAACCATCTCATGGAAAAGGACGTGAATGCGTCATAACTCGACGTGCCTGCTTTAGTTCTAGTCACCGTTATTGGCTTCCTGAAAAAAGCCCAGAAGAAAATTTATCTCTTTTTGGAAAGTGCAGTATTGCACCAGGTCATGGTCATAATTATGAACTTATTGTTTCAATGGGTGGAGAACTAGACTCTGATGGAATGGTACTTAATCTCTCTGATGTAAAACACTCTATTAAAGATAAGGTTACTGGACAATTAGATTTTCGTTTCTTAAATGATGTCTGGCCTGAATTTAATGTTAATAATCAAGAGGGTATACTTCCCACAACTGAAGCATTAGTAAATGTCATTTGGAGTCGTCTGAAGGATGATTTACCTCTTACAAGTCTAAGACTTTATGAAAACCCAAATTTATGGGCAGATTATTTTGGAAAAAACATGGAAGCATTTTTAACAGTACAAACTCATTTTGCAGCCGCTCATAGACTTGCAAAAGAAGAGATATCCTTTGATGAAAATAAAAAAATCTATGGGAAATGTGCCAGAGTTAATGGACATGGCCATAACTATCTTGTAGATATAACTGTAAAAGGAGATATTGATAAAAGAACAGGAATGGTTTGCGACTTATCTGCCCTCCAAGAGATAATTAACGATTTAGTTGTTGAACAACTAGATCATACTTTTCTTAATAAAGACATCGAATTTTTCCATAATTGTGTTCCAACTGCTGAAAATATAGCTTTATATATTTCTGATATTCTTAAAAAACCAATACATAATCTTGGTGCAACATTACACAAAATAAGACTCCAAGAGAGTCCAAATAATGCTGCAGAAATTTATGTTGATCAAAAGTTGACCAATTCGTTGAAGTTGAAACTGGAAAATAGTTTAGTCACGCAAACTTGA
- a CDS encoding shikimate kinase — translation MEQSIIEKTVHAIKGRSIFLIGMMGSGKSQTGLKLAELLKYKYIDLDSLIEKLAKKSINQIFKDEGEDNFRELEANCLKETIKIPSLVISTGGGIVTKSENWGILRQGIIAWIDLDKDIAIERLKNEIENRPLLQGKNLNDLYMSIFQSRENLYSQADLRIQVKKENIEEVAMKIINAIHKEIIS, via the coding sequence ATGGAACAATCCATTATCGAAAAAACAGTTCATGCTATTAAGGGCAGAAGCATATTTTTAATAGGAATGATGGGTTCTGGCAAGTCACAAACTGGTTTGAAGCTGGCTGAATTATTGAAGTATAAATACATTGATTTAGATTCATTAATAGAGAAGTTGGCAAAAAAATCTATTAATCAAATTTTTAAGGATGAAGGAGAAGATAATTTTCGCGAATTAGAAGCAAACTGCCTTAAAGAAACTATTAAAATTCCTTCATTAGTAATCTCAACTGGGGGAGGAATAGTTACCAAATCGGAAAACTGGGGAATCTTAAGACAGGGAATAATTGCTTGGATAGATCTCGACAAAGATATAGCAATTGAAAGATTGAAAAATGAAATTGAAAATAGGCCACTTCTTCAGGGAAAGAATCTAAATGATCTATATATGAGTATTTTTCAATCTAGAGAAAATTTGTATTCTCAAGCAGATTTAAGAATTCAAGTAAAAAAAGAAAATATTGAAGAAGTTGCTATGAAAATAATTAATGCAATTCATAAAGAAATAATCAGTTAA
- a CDS encoding chlororespiratory reduction protein 7 has translation MSNPLIRSSDHYVLLEPDSKEKIVSKQEAILWLKNWLSKTETQTIYQNIEDPDQEFFEELLESTYELEIKLGYVIKWFAVRIEPD, from the coding sequence ATGTCAAATCCACTAATAAGATCATCAGACCATTATGTATTATTAGAGCCAGATTCAAAGGAAAAAATTGTATCAAAGCAAGAAGCAATTTTATGGTTGAAGAATTGGCTTAGTAAGACAGAAACACAAACAATATATCAAAATATAGAAGATCCTGATCAGGAATTTTTTGAAGAATTATTGGAAAGCACTTATGAATTAGAAATAAAATTAGGATACGTTATCAAATGGTTTGCAGTAAGAATTGAACCAGATTAA